Below is a window of Shinella sp. PSBB067 DNA.
AGATGCGATCGTAGCCATGGTCCCGCGCCGTCCGGAAGCTTGCTTGCGGATCGAAGGTGACGGCATCCGCGCGGGCAAGGCGCACCCTTTCGTGCAGGCGGGTGCGCGTCACGGCGCTACCGGCAGCCGCCAGCATCTCGCCCGATATGTCGATGCCGTGAAAGCGCGCATGCGGATAGGCCTGCGCCGCCTTCACCAGATTGCGGCCGGTGCCGCAGCCGATCTCCAGCACCGTGCCACCTGCCGGCACATGAAGTCTCTCCAGCATCCTGTCGCGGCCGATCAGGTAGTATTTTCGCGTCGCGTCGTAGAAGCCGAAGCGTCTTTGCAGCCGATAGATGCGATCCATCAGCGCACCGTGGTCGAGCGTCGCCGTCATGACCGATCCTTCAAAACCAGAAGATGGAAACCGCCATAGATGGACGAGCGGTCGCGGGCGTGAAGGGCCAGCGATTCCTCGCGCCGGTAGTCCCAGCGGGCCAGGAGCTCCGGCACGACGCGACCTTCCAGCAGATTGGCCGGCGCCGCGGTGCGGAAGATGACGCGGGCGCCGGCAGCGGCAGAACGGGTAATCTCGCTCCATAGGCCGTTCAACTGGGCGTCGGACATCCAGTCCTGCGCATCGAGCAGCACGACGCGGTCGACGGAGGCATCCGGCTTTGCCGCCAGCCATTCGGTGATCGAGATGTTTTCCACGCCCAGGCGGGCGGCGCGGGCGCGCACGGCCTCGAAATTTCCGCGCTGGAGGTAGGGCGGCAATGGCGCGCTCTGGTCTCGCCCGTATCCGCGGCCGAAGGCCTGCCAGGCGAAATAGTTCTCCGACAGCGGAAAATCACAGGCGAGCCGTTCCAGCCGCTGGCGCAGAACCGAGGCCATGCTGCCGTCACCCGCCAGAACGTCATATTGCTGCGGGGGAATGCCGAGCCCGAACAACGAGGATTTTCGCCGCGTCATCCAGCGCACGAAACGCTTGTCGAACAACGGCGCGATCATCGTGTCGAAGAGCCGGCGCTGTTCGTCCTGGTCACGCGCCTCGAGCAGGAGACGCGGATTGACGCCATAAAGCCGGGCCACCCGATGGCCCCAGCCGATGAAATGGCCGAGGAGGCCATGGCGGTAGAGATGGCGGCGGAACATGGAGATACGCCGCCGGCCGGTGAGGCCGCGCCCGTCCCAATAGGAACGGCTGGCCTCGTCGAGAACCGGGCGGATGAAGCGCCTGTAGTCCTCCAGGTTCTCCCGGGCATCGGCCAATGCATAAAAACGGTGGAAGTTCTCGTAGCAGGGCAGGGTTTGAAGTGCCGCCAGCTTCAGCCGGTTGAAGGCGATATGGGCAGGATTGAGATCGACCGCCTCGATACGGCCAGGATCCGCCAGAAGATAGGAGAATGCGTTGCAGCCCCCGGAGGCAATGGTGACCAGGGTCTGGCCGGGCTCGATCGCCAGAGCATCCATGTCGACCTCCGGGTCTTCCCAGATCTGCGCATAAACCAGCTTCTGGAACAGGCGAGCGAAGAAATACTCGGCGAGCCCCTCACGGGTCAGCGGCGCGCTGCGACGCACGGCCTCCCGCAACCGGCGGGCCGGATTGAGGTGATATTCCGGCTCGAATTCTTCACGCGGCTGCCGGTGCACAACCGCATCGCATCCGTTCTGTCGCTTCAGCACCGTCGTCATGCCGCACTCCGTTGGAGGATCATTCGGGGATTTGTCGTGATATACGCGGGCAACTGGATGGCACGCTCGCTCCAGCCATAGCCACTGGTGCGGCGCCGCCGCGCTAGCTCCGGTGGAAAGAGACGCGGCGCTAGAGCATCGGGGCGGGAACCTGGGGCATACGCTCGGCGATGAAGTCGTCCAACCGTCTTTCCTCGATCTCCATATAGACCTCTTCGCCGAAATACTCGGCAGTCTCCGCCTTGATTTGGTTGAGATGATCGTCGTTGAACATGGGCGATATCCTCAAGGGGTCGGACGGGCACCGGAGGCCGCCGCCACCAGGGCGATCCGCGTCAGGACACCGAAGCCGGCAATGGCGACGACGGTGGCTTGACGGAGCCGGCCGGCCCGGCTGTTCCACGCCTTTCCCGCCGAAGTCCTATAGGAAACATCGACGAAGCTTTTGTGACGAACCGCGACTCGGCGCCTTCCGAAACGGCCCCCGGAGCCGCCAGCAGCGCTTGGACCGGAAGCTGGAGAAAATAGTGATTATCCCGAGAGCGGGGAAATGGCCGTGATTATGCACTGGATGCCGGGAGCGGCGATGATGACGATAGGCTCAATGCTGTGCAAATTGGAATGCCGGACATTTTTGAGGATATGACCGCAGCCGCAGCTTGTCCAAGTGGAGTGCGAACGAGTGCCTGATTCTTCGCAACCGAAGACCTCATGTTGACCCGAGCTTAGCGAAACAAGTCAAATGTTGACCGGGCCCTGCGATCTACGGTGACCGGATCAACGAAATTAAGCTAAGTGCTTGAATTGAATGGTGCCGCTTAGGTGACTCGAACACCTGACCCCATCATTACGAATGATGTGCTCTACCGACTGAGCTAAAGCGGCCCTTCAGGCGGCCCCGAAGCGTGTCGGGACCGGAATGGGTGCGCTGATAACCGCAATGGACGGAGATTTCAAGCGCGGAGTTTCAACTTGCGCATTTTTCCCGCGCCGCGCGTCGAAATGGCCTCAGCCCGCGATGCGGGCCTTGGCGGCGGCGTATTCGCGGGCGAGGCGGGAAACGAGGTCTTCCACAGGGCCGACCGCCTTCACCGCGCCGATGCCCTGGCCGCAGCCCCAGATGTCCTTCCAGGCCTTGGCGCCGGTCGTGGCCTTGTCGAAATCCATCTTGGAGGGATCGGCTTCCGGCAGGTGGTCCGGGTCGAGGCCCGCGGCGGCGATGGAGGGTTTCAGGTAATTGCCGTGGATGCCCGTGAAATAATTGGAATAGACGATGTCGGCGGCGGCGCTGTCGACGATCATCTGCTTGTAGGCGTCGCTGGCGCGCGCCTCGGTCGTGGCGATGAAGGGCGAGCCGATATAGGCCATGTCGGCGCCCATCGCCTCGGCGGCGAGGATCGCGCCGCCCGTCGCGATCGCGCCGGAAAGCAGGAGCGGTCCGTCGAACCATCCCCGGATCTCCTGGACGAGGGCAAACGGGGACAGCGTGCCGGCATGGCCGCCTGCGCCGGCGGCCACCGCGATCAGGCCGTCCGCGCCCTTGCGGATCGCCGAATTGGCGTGCCGGTTGTTGATGACGTCGTGCAGCACGATGCCGCCATAGGAATGGATCGCCGCGTTCACTTCCGGCACGGCGCCGAGCGAGGAGATGACGACCGGCACCTTGTACTTCACGCACATCGTGAGGTCGTGCTCCAGCCGCCTGTTGGAACGGTGGACGATCTGGTTGACGGCGAAGGGCGCGGCCGGACGCTCGGGATGCTTTGCGTCATGCGCGGCAAGGCCCTCGGTGATTTCCGCCAGCCATTCGTCGAGCTGGGCTTCCGGGCGCGCGTTCAGCGCCGGGAAGGCACCGATGATGCCGGCCTTGCATTGGGCAAGGGTCAGCGCGGGATGCGAGACGATGAACAGCGGCGCGCCGACGACGGGCAGGCGCAGCTTGTCCTTGAGGATTGCGGGCAGGGCCATGGCGGAAGTCCTGATATGGTTTTGACGTTTACGAAAACGTCAAAACCATATCAGGGGGAATCCGCCCTGAAAAGGGGTGGCGCGGCGCGCCGGAGGAGGGATGGAAAGGGCGGGCCGCGCCCCGCCGTGCCGCCAAGCGTATGCCGCGGCCGCGTTGCCTGTCCATGACGGTGCATAGCATGCGCGCGCCCGGCCCGAGGGGGCTGACGCTGCGGCCGGCGGCTTTTCCCCGGCGAAGGAAGGGCAGTTTCGGCCGGAAGGCTTGCGCAAATTCCCGCCAAACGTTACGCAAAAGCTAACAAAAGCCGGAAAGTAGGGCTCTTTCCACAGGTGTATCGTGGCCGCGGCGTCGAGCGGCGCCCGCAGAAGGGTCGGATGTGAGCGGACTGGAAACGGCAATCAGGAATGCGCTGGCGCGCTCGGAGCGCGCCAATGCCGAGGTTCGCGCGCGCATCTACCAGTCGGCGCGCAACGCGCTGGAGGCTGGCCTGCGCAAGCAGGAGGTCAACGATCCCGAGACGATCGCCGCGCAGCGCCATCGGCTGGAGGAGACCATCCACCAGATCGAGGCGGAGGAGCGCGCGCAGATCGCCGCCACCGTCGCGAGCCACATCCGTGCCGAGCCGCCGGCAGGGGCGCGGGCGGAGCCGGAACAGCGCGCCGGACGCGACGTGCGGCCCGAACCGCGGCTCGATGCCGAGCCGCGCATGGAGGCCGGCCGCCCGGCCGCGGCGGCCGGCGACATCGGCGCCATCCGCCCCGAGCGCCAGGACGGCTTTGCCGGAAACGGCGCGGGTGCGGCGCCGGCTGCGACCGCCGGCGAGGCCCCCGGTTTCCGCCCCGAACGCGTCGCCAGGGCCCGCAGGCGGCGCGGCCGCCTGTTCTCCTTCCTGCTCGTCGTCGCCACCCTGATCGCCGCCTTCGGCGCGCTGGCCTGGTGGATGCAGACGAGCGGCCTGCTCGACGATTTGCAGAGCGGGGCGGACGATTCCAGGCCGCCCGCCCGCGTGTCGGGCGAGGACTTCTCCGGCGAGGACCCGATCAAGAAGGCGCTCGACACCCAGAGCCGCTTCTCCTCCGACTGGCGCGCGGTCTTCGCGCCGTCTGAGACGGCCAAGCTCTCGGCCGGGCCGGCGGGGCGCTTCGAATCGGTCGGCACCGGCGACGGCCCGGCCGTGCGCATCACCTCCGCCAATCCGGACCGCGACGGCGCGGTGCGCATCGAAGTGTCGCCGGAGATCCTCGGCGAGCTCGGCGGCAAGGCCTCGACGGTTGCGCTCACCGTGCAGGCGGCGGGCGACAAGCCCGTGCAGGTCGCCGTCGAATGCGATTTCTCCACCATGGGCGGCTGCGGACGCCACCGCTTCACCGTCTCGGAGCGCACGGACGTCCTGTTCCAGGTCGAGTTCGACCGCTCGCTCTCTCCGAGCGAGCCGGGTCATATCCTGGTCAACAGCGACATCACCGGCGGGAATGCGAGCGTGAACCTCTTTGCCGTCCGCATCCTGCCGGGTGAGTGAGCGGCCGCGCTATTTGAGGAAGCCCGGTCCCGAGCCGACGATCCTGTCGTCGATCTCGCCGATCGCCGCCTTGTCCTTGTCGTCGTAGTCGAGCGTCTTGAGGATGTGCCGGATCAGGTTGATGCGTGCGCGGCGCTTGTCGTTGGCGCGGATCACCGTCCAGGGCGCCTGGTCCGTATGCGTCTCCTTCAGCATGCGGTCGCGCTTTTCGGAATAGTCGCCCCATTTGTTGAGCGCGGCGATGTCCAT
It encodes the following:
- a CDS encoding class I SAM-dependent methyltransferase, with product MTATLDHGALMDRIYRLQRRFGFYDATRKYYLIGRDRMLERLHVPAGGTVLEIGCGTGRNLVKAAQAYPHARFHGIDISGEMLAAAGSAVTRTRLHERVRLARADAVTFDPQASFRTARDHGYDRIFISYAVSMIPQWRDALLRASQLLAPGGELHVVDFGDMAGLPSWTGHAIRTWLGWHHVKPRPDLFGVAAEIAALQGGTSEAASLHRGFSWIAIVRRPDGLAAKQPDA
- a CDS encoding DUF3419 family protein — translated: MTTVLKRQNGCDAVVHRQPREEFEPEYHLNPARRLREAVRRSAPLTREGLAEYFFARLFQKLVYAQIWEDPEVDMDALAIEPGQTLVTIASGGCNAFSYLLADPGRIEAVDLNPAHIAFNRLKLAALQTLPCYENFHRFYALADARENLEDYRRFIRPVLDEASRSYWDGRGLTGRRRISMFRRHLYRHGLLGHFIGWGHRVARLYGVNPRLLLEARDQDEQRRLFDTMIAPLFDKRFVRWMTRRKSSLFGLGIPPQQYDVLAGDGSMASVLRQRLERLACDFPLSENYFAWQAFGRGYGRDQSAPLPPYLQRGNFEAVRARAARLGVENISITEWLAAKPDASVDRVVLLDAQDWMSDAQLNGLWSEITRSAAAGARVIFRTAAPANLLEGRVVPELLARWDYRREESLALHARDRSSIYGGFHLLVLKDRS
- a CDS encoding nitronate monooxygenase family protein is translated as MALPAILKDKLRLPVVGAPLFIVSHPALTLAQCKAGIIGAFPALNARPEAQLDEWLAEITEGLAAHDAKHPERPAAPFAVNQIVHRSNRRLEHDLTMCVKYKVPVVISSLGAVPEVNAAIHSYGGIVLHDVINNRHANSAIRKGADGLIAVAAGAGGHAGTLSPFALVQEIRGWFDGPLLLSGAIATGGAILAAEAMGADMAYIGSPFIATTEARASDAYKQMIVDSAAADIVYSNYFTGIHGNYLKPSIAAAGLDPDHLPEADPSKMDFDKATTGAKAWKDIWGCGQGIGAVKAVGPVEDLVSRLAREYAAAKARIAG
- a CDS encoding biotin transporter BioY; the protein is MSGLETAIRNALARSERANAEVRARIYQSARNALEAGLRKQEVNDPETIAAQRHRLEETIHQIEAEERAQIAATVASHIRAEPPAGARAEPEQRAGRDVRPEPRLDAEPRMEAGRPAAAAGDIGAIRPERQDGFAGNGAGAAPAATAGEAPGFRPERVARARRRRGRLFSFLLVVATLIAAFGALAWWMQTSGLLDDLQSGADDSRPPARVSGEDFSGEDPIKKALDTQSRFSSDWRAVFAPSETAKLSAGPAGRFESVGTGDGPAVRITSANPDRDGAVRIEVSPEILGELGGKASTVALTVQAAGDKPVQVAVECDFSTMGGCGRHRFTVSERTDVLFQVEFDRSLSPSEPGHILVNSDITGGNASVNLFAVRILPGE